In one Hymenobacter sp. DG25B genomic region, the following are encoded:
- a CDS encoding lactate utilization protein C — MSQTSRDIMLRRIRESLAKPAPLPAAPDFTAPLHPTTDEDLAVAFAQSFRRVGGAFYYCESVEHFYDQLFLYKKEKGLENLYVWEPELKKLLHAGGLVFNGDEADFLQKADAALTTCEALVARTGSVLVSGATSSGRRLSIYPEQHLVFARTSQVVTDIGDALQGMRARYGADKLPSMFSLTTGPSRTADIEKTLVLGAHGPRAIALFLLDDAPEPTA; from the coding sequence TCCTTGGCCAAGCCGGCTCCCCTGCCGGCTGCGCCCGACTTCACGGCGCCCCTGCACCCCACTACCGACGAAGACCTGGCTGTGGCCTTTGCCCAAAGCTTCCGGCGGGTGGGCGGCGCGTTTTATTACTGCGAGTCCGTGGAGCATTTCTATGACCAGCTGTTTCTCTATAAAAAGGAGAAGGGCCTGGAGAATTTGTACGTGTGGGAGCCGGAGCTGAAAAAACTGCTCCACGCCGGTGGCCTGGTGTTCAACGGCGACGAAGCCGACTTCCTGCAGAAAGCCGATGCTGCCCTTACCACCTGCGAAGCCCTGGTGGCCCGCACCGGCAGCGTGCTGGTGAGCGGCGCTACCAGCAGCGGCCGGCGCCTGAGCATTTACCCCGAGCAGCACCTGGTTTTTGCCCGCACCTCGCAGGTAGTAACTGATATTGGCGATGCCCTGCAGGGGATGCGCGCCCGCTACGGCGCCGATAAGCTGCCTTCTATGTTTTCCCTGACCACCGGCCCCAGCCGCACGGCCGATATTGAAAAAACCTTGGTTCTCGGGGCGCACGGCCCCCGCGCCATTGCCCTGTTTTTACTGGATGACGCCCCCGAACCGACTGCCTGA
- a CDS encoding UDP-2,3-diacylglucosamine diphosphatase gives MTPPNRLPDLALPPGRKVYFASDFHLGAPDAARSLERERRIVRWLDMAAQDAAAIYLLGDIFDFWFEYKHAIPRGFIRLQGKLAELTDAGLPVTFFTGNHDMWMFDYFTKELNIPILRHPVSQRIGGQEFHIGHGDGLGPKDHTYKVLKRVFSSPVAQWLFARLHPNFGIGLANRWSRHSRLQNAAADEKYFGDEEWLLVYCRELEQRFHHDYYVFGHRHLPLDVPVTPQSRYVNLGEWVNYCSYAVYDGTELALQHFEQA, from the coding sequence ATGACGCCCCCGAACCGACTGCCTGACCTGGCGCTGCCGCCCGGCCGCAAGGTGTACTTTGCTTCCGATTTTCACCTGGGTGCCCCCGATGCCGCCCGCTCCCTGGAGCGGGAACGGCGCATTGTGCGCTGGCTGGATATGGCTGCCCAGGATGCCGCCGCCATTTACCTGCTGGGCGATATTTTCGACTTCTGGTTTGAGTACAAGCACGCCATTCCGCGCGGCTTTATCCGGCTGCAGGGCAAACTGGCCGAGCTGACGGACGCCGGCCTGCCCGTTACGTTCTTCACCGGCAACCACGATATGTGGATGTTCGACTACTTCACCAAGGAGCTCAATATTCCCATTCTGCGCCACCCCGTTAGCCAGCGCATTGGCGGGCAGGAGTTTCATATTGGGCACGGTGATGGACTAGGACCGAAAGACCATACCTACAAAGTGCTGAAGCGGGTGTTTTCCTCGCCGGTGGCGCAGTGGCTGTTTGCGCGGCTGCACCCTAACTTTGGTATTGGGCTGGCCAACCGCTGGAGCCGCCACAGTCGCCTGCAAAACGCGGCCGCCGATGAGAAGTATTTCGGCGACGAAGAATGGCTGTTGGTGTACTGCCGGGAGCTGGAGCAGCGTTTCCACCACGATTATTACGTATTTGGGCACCGGCACCTGCCGCTGGATGTACCCGTTACGCCCCAGAGCCGCTACGTGAACCTGGGCGAATGGGTCAATTATTGCTCCTACGCGGTATATGATGGCACTGAACTGGCGCTGCAGCATTTTGAGCAGGCATAG